A section of the Telopea speciosissima isolate NSW1024214 ecotype Mountain lineage chromosome 3, Tspe_v1, whole genome shotgun sequence genome encodes:
- the LOC122655094 gene encoding protein PELOTA 1-like has product MEHKPRLILVSTSSGRKESLREVLEDPGVKNLVKDRKAEEEASVLKELMELKRMSGGGGRVCYGVRSVEAAQEMAAVEKLFITEELYRSVDIGRRRRYVKLVSEVENYGGIVHVFSSMDESESGKELTQLTGIAAILRFLLP; this is encoded by the coding sequence ATGGAACATAAGCCACGTTTGATTCTAGTGAGCACAAGCTCCGGAAGGAAAGAGAGTCTTAGAGAGGTTTTAGAAGACCCCGGAGTGAAGAATCTGGTAAAGGATAGGAAGGCGGAAGAGGAGGCGAGTGTTCTGAAGGAATTGATGGAGTTGAAGAGGatgagtggtggtggtgggcgTGTGTGTTACGGGGTGAGGAGTGTAGAGGCAGCGCAAGAGATGGCGGCGGTGGAGAAACTGTTTATAACGGAAGAGTTATACAGGAGTGTGGATatagggaggaggaggaggtatgTGAAGCTGGTGAGTGAGGTGGAGAATTACGGAGGGATCGTCCATGTCTTCTCTTCCATGGATGAGTCTGAGTCTGGGAAGGAACTTACACAGTTGACGGGCATTGCTGCTATTCTCCGCTTTCTCTTACCCTAA